From a single Budorcas taxicolor isolate Tak-1 chromosome X, Takin1.1, whole genome shotgun sequence genomic region:
- the HNRNPH2 gene encoding heterogeneous nuclear ribonucleoprotein H2 isoform X2 gives MMLSTEGREGFVVKVRGLPWSCSADEVMRFFSDCKIQNGTSGIRFIYTREGRPSGEAFVELESEDEVKLALKKDRETMGHRYVEVFKSNSVEMDWVLKHTGPNSPDTANDGFVRLRGLPFGCSKEEIVQFFSGLEIVPNGMTLPVDFQGRSTGEAFVQFASQEIAEKALKKHKERIGHRYIEIFKSSRAEVRTHYDPPRKLMAMQRPGPYDRPGAGRGYNSIGRGAGFERMRRGAYGGGYGGYDDYGGYNDGYGFGSDRFGRDLNYCFSGMSDHRYGDGGSSFQSTTGHCVHMRGLPYRATENDIYNFFSPLNPMRVHIEIGPDGRVTGEADVEFATHEDAVAAMAKDKANMQHRYVELFLNSTAGTTGASGGAYGSQMMGGMGISNQSSYGGPASQQLSGGYGGGYGGQSSMSGYDQVLQENSSDYQSNLA, from the exons AtgatgctgagcaccgaaggcaGGGAGGGGTTCGTGGTGAAGGTCAGGGGCCTGCCCTGGTCCTGCTCAGCTGATGAAGTGATGCGCTTCTTCTCCGATTGTAAAATCCAAAACGGCACATCAGGTATTCGTTTCATCTACACCAGAGAAGGCAGACCAAGTGGTGAAGCATTTGTCGAACTTGAGTCTGAAGATGAAGTGAAACTCGCTCTgaagaaggacagagaaaccatGGGACACAGATATGTTGAAGTATTCAAGTCCAACAGTGTTGAAATGGATTGGGTGTTGAAGCACACAGGTCCGAATAGTCCTGATACTGCCAATGATGGCTTCGTCCGGCTTAGAGGACTCCCATTTGGCTGTAGCAAGGAAGAGATTGTTCAGTTCTTTTCAGGGTTGGAAATTGTGCCAAATGGGATGACACTGCCGGTGGACTTTCAGGGGCGGAGCACAGGGGAGGCCTTTGTGCAGTTTGCTTCGCAGGAGATAGCTGAAAAGGCCTTaaagaaacacaaggaaagaatAGGGCACCGGTACATTGAAATCTTCAAGAGTAGCCGAGCTGAAGTCCGAACCCATTATGACCCCCCTCGAAAGCTCATGGCTATGCAGCGGCCAGGTCCCTATGACAGGCCAGGGGCTGGCAGAGGGTATAATAGCATTGGCAGAGGGGCTGGTTTTGAAAGGATGAGAAGGGGTGCCTATGGTGGAGGGTATGGAGGCTATGACGACTATGGTGGCTATAATGATGGATATGGCTTTGGATCTGATAGATTTGGAAGAGACCTCAATTACTGTTTTTCAGGAATGTCTGATCATAGATATGGAGATGGTGGGTCCAGTTTTCAGAGCACCACAGGGCACTGTGTACACATGAGGGGATTACCTTACAGAGCCACTGAGAATGATATTTACAATTTCTTCTCACCTCTTAATCCCATGAGAGTACACATTGAAATCGGACCTGATGGCAGAGTTACTGGTGAGGCAGATGTTGAATTTGCTACTCATGAAGATGCTGTGGCAGCTATGGCAAAAGACAAAGCTAACATGCAACACAGATACGTGGAGCTCTTCTTGAATTCTACCGCAGGCACAA CCGGGGCAAGTGGTGGAGCTTATGGTAGCCAAATGATGGGAGGCATGGGCATATCCAACCAGTCTAGTTATGGAGGTCCTGCCAGTCAGCAGCTGAGTGGTGGTTACGGAGGTGGATATGGTGGTCAGAGTAGTATGAGTGGATATGACCAAGTTCTGCAGGAAAACTCCAGTGACTATCAATCAAACCTCGCTTAG
- the HNRNPH2 gene encoding heterogeneous nuclear ribonucleoprotein H2 isoform X1 has translation MMLSTEGREGFVVKVRGLPWSCSADEVMRFFSDCKIQNGTSGIRFIYTREGRPSGEAFVELESEDEVKLALKKDRETMGHRYVEVFKSNSVEMDWVLKHTGPNSPDTANDGFVRLRGLPFGCSKEEIVQFFSGLEIVPNGMTLPVDFQGRSTGEAFVQFASQEIAEKALKKHKERIGHRYIEIFKSSRAEVRTHYDPPRKLMAMQRPGPYDRPGAGRGYNSIGRGAGFERMRRGAYGGGYGGYDDYGGYNDGYGFGSDRFGRDLNYCFSGMSDHRYGDGGSSFQSTTGHCVHMRGLPYRATENDIYNFFSPLNPMRVHIEIGPDGRVTGEADVEFATHEDAVAAMAKDKANMQHRYVELFLNSTAGTSGGAYDHSYVELFLNSTAGASGGAYGSQMMGGMGISNQSSYGGPASQQLSGGYGGGYGGQSSMSGYDQVLQENSSDYQSNLA, from the coding sequence AtgatgctgagcaccgaaggcaGGGAGGGGTTCGTGGTGAAGGTCAGGGGCCTGCCCTGGTCCTGCTCAGCTGATGAAGTGATGCGCTTCTTCTCCGATTGTAAAATCCAAAACGGCACATCAGGTATTCGTTTCATCTACACCAGAGAAGGCAGACCAAGTGGTGAAGCATTTGTCGAACTTGAGTCTGAAGATGAAGTGAAACTCGCTCTgaagaaggacagagaaaccatGGGACACAGATATGTTGAAGTATTCAAGTCCAACAGTGTTGAAATGGATTGGGTGTTGAAGCACACAGGTCCGAATAGTCCTGATACTGCCAATGATGGCTTCGTCCGGCTTAGAGGACTCCCATTTGGCTGTAGCAAGGAAGAGATTGTTCAGTTCTTTTCAGGGTTGGAAATTGTGCCAAATGGGATGACACTGCCGGTGGACTTTCAGGGGCGGAGCACAGGGGAGGCCTTTGTGCAGTTTGCTTCGCAGGAGATAGCTGAAAAGGCCTTaaagaaacacaaggaaagaatAGGGCACCGGTACATTGAAATCTTCAAGAGTAGCCGAGCTGAAGTCCGAACCCATTATGACCCCCCTCGAAAGCTCATGGCTATGCAGCGGCCAGGTCCCTATGACAGGCCAGGGGCTGGCAGAGGGTATAATAGCATTGGCAGAGGGGCTGGTTTTGAAAGGATGAGAAGGGGTGCCTATGGTGGAGGGTATGGAGGCTATGACGACTATGGTGGCTATAATGATGGATATGGCTTTGGATCTGATAGATTTGGAAGAGACCTCAATTACTGTTTTTCAGGAATGTCTGATCATAGATATGGAGATGGTGGGTCCAGTTTTCAGAGCACCACAGGGCACTGTGTACACATGAGGGGATTACCTTACAGAGCCACTGAGAATGATATTTACAATTTCTTCTCACCTCTTAATCCCATGAGAGTACACATTGAAATCGGACCTGATGGCAGAGTTACTGGTGAGGCAGATGTTGAATTTGCTACTCATGAAGATGCTGTGGCAGCTATGGCAAAAGACAAAGCTAACATGCAACACAGATACGTGGAGCTCTTCTTGAATTCTACCGCAGGCACAAGTGGGGGAGCCTATGATCACAGCTACGTAGAACTTTTTTTGAATTCCACAGCCGGGGCAAGTGGTGGAGCTTATGGTAGCCAAATGATGGGAGGCATGGGCATATCCAACCAGTCTAGTTATGGAGGTCCTGCCAGTCAGCAGCTGAGTGGTGGTTACGGAGGTGGATATGGTGGTCAGAGTAGTATGAGTGGATATGACCAAGTTCTGCAGGAAAACTCCAGTGACTATCAATCAAACCTCGCTTAG
- the GLA gene encoding alpha-galactosidase A produces the protein MMTAMVRPVSRVLRLGCVLAFCFQVLVPCGLPGAWGLDNGLAMTPTMGWLHWERFMCNVNCQEEPDSCISEKLFQQIAEIMASDGWKDVGYEYICIDDCWMAPERDSEGRLQADPKRFPGGIRHLADYVHSKGLKLGIYADVGNKTCAGFPGSFGYYDIDAQTFADWGVDLLKFDGCYCDSIQHLAEGYKQMSLALNRTGRSIVYSCEWPLYMRPIFKPNYTEIREYCNHWRNFPDIYDSWESIRNTLDWASSNQKIIVPVAGPGGWNDPDMLVIGNFGLSRDQQITQMALWAIMAAPLLMSNDLRSISPEAKALLQDKDVIAINQDRLGKQGYQLRKEDNFEIWERPLLNLAWAVAIVNLKEIGGPRSYTITLTSLGRGLACNPNCLITELLPEKRKLGFYEWTSSLKTQINPTGTVLLRLERTSSAQFSYSVVSDSL, from the exons ATGATGACCGCGATGGTGAGACCGGTGAGCAGAGTCCTGCGGCTGGGCTGCGTGCTGGCCTTTTGCTTCCAGGTCCTGGTTCCCTGCGGGCTCCCTGGGGCTTGGGGCCTGGACAACGGCTTGGCGATGACCCCTACCATGGGCTGGCTGCACTGGGAGCGCTTCATGTGCAACGTGAACTGCCAAGAAGAGCCGGATTCCTGTATCAG CGAGAAGCTCTTCCAGCAGATAGCTGAGATCATGGCCTCAGATGGCTGGAAGGATGTAGGTTATGAGTACATCTGCATTGATGACTGTTGGATGGCTCCAGAAAGAGATTCAGAAGGCAGACTTCAGGCAGACCCTAAACGCTTTCCTGGTGGGATCCGCCACCTAGCTGATTAT gTTCATAGCAAAGGACTGAAGCTAGGGATTTATGCAGATGTTGGAAATAAAACCTGCGCAGGCTTCCCTGGGAGTTTTGGATACTATGATATTGATGCCCAGACCTTCGCTGACTGGGGAGTAGATCTGCTAAAATTTGATGGTTGTTACTGTGACAGTATACAACATTTGGCAGAGG GTTATAAGCAAATGTCCTTGGCCCTGAACAGGACTGGCAGAAGCATTGTGTACTCCTGTGAGTGGCCCCTTTATATGCGGCCCATCTTTAAG CCCAATTACACAGAAATCCGAGAGTACTGCAATCACTGGAGAAATTTTCCTGACATTTATGATTCTTGGGAAAGTATAAGGAATACCTTGGACTGGGCATCTTCTAACCAGAAGATAATTGTTCCTGTTGCAGGACCAGGAGGTTGGAATGACCCAGATATG TTGGTGATTGGCAACTTTGGCCTCAGCCGGGATCAGCAAATAACTCAGATGGCCCTCTGGGCTATCATGGCGGCTCCGTTACTCATGTCCAACGATCTCCGAAGTATCAGCCCTGAAGCCAAAGCCCTTCTTCAGGATAAGGATGTAATTGCCATCAACCAGGACCGCTTAGGCAAGCAGGGATACCAGCTTAGAAAG GAGGACAACTTTGAGATATGGGAACGCCCTCTCTTGAACTTAGCATGGGCTGTGGCTATAGTAAACCTGAAGGAGATTGGTGGACCTCGTTCTTACACCATCACTCTTACTTCCTTGGGTCGAGGACTGGCCTGTAATCCCAACTGCCTGATCACAGAGCTCCTGCCTGAGAAGAGGAAGCTTGGGTTTTATGAATGGACTTCAAGtttaaaaactcaaataaatCCCACAGGCACTGTTTTGCTTAGGCTAGAAAGAAcaagctcagctcagttcagttactcagttgtgtctgactctttgtga